From Bacteroidota bacterium, the proteins below share one genomic window:
- a CDS encoding thioredoxin family protein, with protein MGDKTEPLLLLDFQATWCEPCKWSEPVMEQVLRHFGDRIVLEKIDIDQFPERAREFHVLSVPTFVLLRDGKEIWRYRGFDSAPAMIRMMEPLLSV; from the coding sequence ATGGGAGACAAGACTGAACCTCTTCTACTGCTGGATTTTCAGGCTACCTGGTGCGAACCCTGCAAATGGTCGGAGCCCGTGATGGAACAGGTGCTGCGACATTTCGGTGATCGGATCGTCTTGGAAAAAATCGACATTGATCAATTCCCTGAAAGAGCACGCGAATTTCACGTGCTGAGCGTGCCCACCTTCGTCCTCTTGCGGGACGGAAAAGAGATCTGGCGATACCGGGGATTTGATTCGGCGCCCGCTATGATCCGGATGATGGAGCCGCTCCTGTCGGTTTGA
- the rnr gene encoding ribonuclease R has translation MSKKKRKDENPVEHFILSELYKAFNQHPNRSFNHKQLARHLREPYFDFIDRLPASPEQNREELGEELRNEIIRLLGDLAFKGELIEVERGKFKLKPKHSYLEGIIDITASGAAFLLSENDEDDVFIAPRNVRQALHGDRVKVFLYAKHRNQRIEGEVVEVLERARTEFVGTVQLVGKYAFVVPDSPKMLIDIFIPGHLLSNAEQGQKVMAEIVDWPKNAKNPMGRISRVLGWPGENDAEMHSILAEYGFPLEFPAHVEKESEAIAEEITPQEIRKRRDFRSVPTFTIDPIDAKDFDDALSIRPAGDGRWEIGIHIADVTHYIREHTRLDKEAYERATSVYLVDRTIPMLPEKLSNGVCSLRPGEDKLCFSVVVVMDEHAKVHDTWFGKTVIFSDKRFHYDEAQAVIETGQGPFSEEIGLMHRLAQRLRTERFRKGAIAFEKVEVKFQLDEQGRPIGVYLKESKDANKLIEEFMLLANRSVAEFVGKRHRVTGQGMKKGKHQEEVEHLTVEAKPFVYRVHEGPVNERLQSFAAFAGRWGYQIKTGNDREIAHSLNDLMKSVRGKKEQNVLEQLAIRSMSKAVYTTDNVGHYGLAFDYYTHFTSPIRRYPDVLVHRLLERYLASGQDVDVEALEEQCKHCTAMEIKASDAERTSIKYKQVEFLQDKLGQTFDGIISGVTEWGLYVELSENKCEGLVRLRELEDDFYEFDDTNLRVIGSRTGRVYSLGDAVRVTVLKADLQRRQIDFRMERNPEHHTPLMEAGARRSSRERPGRDGFRAPKKAKKRR, from the coding sequence ATGTCAAAGAAGAAGAGGAAAGACGAAAATCCGGTTGAACATTTCATCCTGTCGGAGCTGTATAAGGCATTCAACCAACACCCGAACAGGAGTTTCAACCACAAGCAACTCGCACGCCATTTGCGTGAACCCTATTTTGATTTTATCGACCGCCTCCCGGCTTCTCCCGAACAAAACCGGGAAGAGCTGGGGGAAGAACTACGCAACGAAATCATCCGACTACTGGGTGACCTGGCGTTCAAAGGCGAGTTGATCGAAGTAGAGCGCGGGAAGTTCAAATTGAAACCGAAGCATTCCTACCTCGAAGGCATCATCGACATTACCGCCTCCGGCGCGGCATTCCTGCTGAGCGAAAATGACGAAGACGATGTCTTCATCGCCCCACGGAACGTCCGGCAGGCGCTGCACGGCGACCGGGTGAAGGTGTTCCTCTATGCGAAACACCGCAACCAGCGCATCGAGGGAGAAGTGGTAGAGGTGCTCGAACGCGCGCGCACCGAATTCGTCGGAACCGTACAGCTCGTCGGCAAGTACGCGTTCGTGGTTCCCGACAGCCCCAAGATGCTGATCGATATTTTCATTCCCGGACACCTGCTGTCGAATGCCGAGCAGGGACAGAAGGTGATGGCGGAGATCGTCGACTGGCCCAAGAACGCCAAGAACCCGATGGGCCGCATCTCCCGCGTCCTGGGCTGGCCGGGGGAGAACGACGCCGAGATGCATTCCATCCTGGCCGAGTACGGATTCCCACTGGAGTTTCCCGCGCACGTGGAAAAGGAATCCGAAGCGATTGCCGAGGAGATCACCCCCCAGGAAATTCGCAAGCGGCGCGACTTCCGCTCCGTCCCGACCTTTACCATCGATCCGATCGACGCGAAGGATTTCGACGACGCCTTATCGATCCGGCCGGCCGGAGACGGTCGCTGGGAAATCGGTATCCACATCGCCGACGTCACCCATTACATCCGCGAACATACCCGGCTCGATAAAGAAGCCTACGAACGGGCCACCTCGGTTTACCTGGTCGACCGCACGATTCCCATGCTGCCCGAAAAACTCTCGAACGGCGTCTGTTCCCTTCGTCCTGGAGAGGACAAGCTTTGTTTCTCCGTCGTGGTCGTCATGGACGAACACGCCAAGGTGCACGACACCTGGTTTGGGAAAACGGTCATCTTCTCCGACAAGCGTTTCCACTACGATGAAGCGCAGGCGGTGATCGAGACCGGACAAGGCCCCTTTTCCGAGGAGATCGGCCTCATGCACCGGCTGGCCCAACGCCTCCGCACGGAGCGCTTTCGCAAGGGCGCAATCGCGTTCGAAAAGGTGGAGGTCAAATTTCAACTCGACGAACAGGGTCGCCCCATCGGCGTCTACCTGAAGGAAAGTAAGGACGCAAACAAGCTCATCGAAGAGTTCATGCTGCTCGCCAATCGTTCGGTTGCCGAGTTTGTCGGAAAACGTCATCGCGTGACCGGGCAGGGGATGAAAAAAGGAAAGCACCAGGAAGAGGTGGAACACCTTACGGTTGAAGCGAAGCCCTTCGTCTACCGGGTGCACGAAGGTCCCGTGAATGAACGGCTGCAGTCGTTTGCCGCTTTCGCGGGGCGCTGGGGCTACCAGATCAAGACCGGAAATGACCGTGAGATCGCCCATTCGCTCAACGACCTGATGAAGAGCGTGCGCGGAAAAAAAGAACAAAACGTACTCGAGCAACTCGCCATCCGCAGTATGTCGAAAGCGGTCTATACCACCGATAACGTCGGGCACTACGGGCTTGCATTCGATTATTACACGCACTTCACCTCCCCCATCCGCCGTTATCCCGACGTGCTCGTGCACCGTCTGCTCGAACGCTACCTCGCTTCCGGACAGGATGTCGATGTGGAAGCGCTCGAAGAGCAATGCAAGCACTGCACGGCGATGGAGATCAAGGCAAGCGATGCGGAACGCACCTCGATTAAATACAAGCAGGTCGAGTTCCTGCAGGATAAACTCGGGCAGACCTTCGATGGCATCATCTCCGGCGTGACCGAATGGGGCCTCTACGTGGAGCTCTCTGAAAACAAATGCGAGGGGCTGGTGCGCCTCCGCGAACTCGAAGACGATTTCTACGAATTCGACGACACCAACCTCCGCGTGATCGGGTCCCGGACCGGTCGCGTGTATTCGCTTGGTGATGCCGTGCGCGTCACGGTGTTAAAAGCCGATCTGCAACGACGTCAGATCGATTTTCGTATGGAGCGCAATCCGGAACACCACACGCCGCTCATGGAAGCGGGAGCGCGCCGCAGCTCCCGCGAAAGGCCCGGCCGCGATGGTTTCCGGGCCCCGAAGAAGGCGAAGAAACGTCGTTGA
- a CDS encoding potassium transporter TrkA — translation MQIAIVLGLLFVALILFSWDRIRIDVVTIGLLAILMAAGILTPMEAFAGFGSDFIIMLAAIFVISGALQQTGVLDLVGSRLLKIAQLRPAALLTLVMFSVGITSAFMNNTTVTAIYIAPVMAVARKLKMSPSRLLLPVAYASILGGCCTLIGTSTNIAVGGYLHRNGIGEIGMFDLLPVGASMFVVGWIYMNTIGKRLLPDRPEVSVTDEFGLREYVSEVVITPGSPLIGQTVFHSNLSRMGFRILNMVRGEERFIPDPTTRILEHDLLIVEGKINDLLEVREREGISIRADLLIDRELQSERFKLAEILVTPESEFLNSTLKEAKFRQRYGLTVLAINRTGYSVNEKLGRFVLRSGDVLLVQGSVETISYHKRSKRMQVMSDFMPLLYRKSKGLLTLGLFITAVIVGSLGWLPLSVTFLLASVVAVGSGAISVSKAYEAIDMRLLILIGGMTAFGFAMSKTGTDQWLADQLVRHLLPFGEMAIMAGFVILTVFLTQPLSNAAAALVVLPVAIETAHRLSVNPMTFGVAVMLSASVSLITPFEPSCILVYGPGRYRFSDFFRTGWLLTALLMAVLLVMVPMLWPLH, via the coding sequence ATGCAGATCGCCATCGTACTCGGATTGTTGTTTGTCGCGCTGATCCTTTTTTCCTGGGATCGGATACGGATCGATGTCGTCACGATCGGACTGCTTGCCATCCTGATGGCTGCCGGCATCTTGACACCGATGGAAGCGTTCGCGGGATTCGGCAGCGATTTCATCATCATGCTGGCCGCGATCTTCGTGATCAGCGGCGCCTTGCAGCAAACGGGCGTACTTGACCTGGTCGGTTCGCGTCTGTTGAAAATCGCGCAACTTCGTCCCGCGGCCCTGCTGACCCTGGTGATGTTCTCGGTGGGAATCACGTCGGCGTTCATGAACAATACGACCGTCACGGCGATCTACATCGCACCGGTCATGGCGGTTGCGCGTAAGTTGAAGATGAGTCCGTCGCGATTGCTGCTACCAGTGGCGTATGCTTCCATTCTCGGCGGATGCTGCACCCTGATCGGAACATCTACCAATATCGCGGTAGGCGGCTACCTGCACCGTAACGGGATCGGCGAGATCGGCATGTTCGACCTGTTGCCGGTAGGCGCTTCGATGTTTGTTGTCGGCTGGATCTACATGAATACGATCGGAAAGCGATTGCTGCCGGACCGTCCGGAAGTCTCGGTCACCGACGAGTTCGGCCTTCGGGAGTATGTCAGCGAAGTTGTGATCACCCCCGGTTCGCCATTGATCGGCCAGACGGTTTTCCATTCGAATCTCAGCCGGATGGGATTTCGCATTCTCAACATGGTCCGGGGAGAGGAGCGTTTCATACCGGACCCCACCACGCGCATACTTGAGCATGATCTGTTGATCGTGGAGGGGAAGATCAACGATTTGTTGGAGGTCCGCGAAAGGGAGGGCATTTCCATTCGCGCCGACCTGCTGATCGATCGGGAGTTGCAAAGCGAGCGCTTTAAACTGGCCGAGATTCTCGTGACACCCGAGAGCGAATTCCTTAACTCGACATTGAAAGAGGCAAAGTTTCGGCAGCGTTATGGGTTGACCGTACTCGCCATCAACCGCACCGGGTATTCGGTGAACGAGAAGCTTGGCCGTTTTGTCTTAAGAAGCGGTGATGTCCTGCTGGTACAAGGATCCGTGGAAACGATCTCGTATCATAAACGGAGCAAGCGCATGCAGGTGATGTCGGACTTCATGCCATTGCTGTATCGCAAGAGCAAGGGTTTGCTGACGTTGGGGTTATTCATCACCGCCGTGATCGTCGGATCACTGGGCTGGCTGCCGTTATCGGTGACCTTCCTGCTCGCATCGGTCGTCGCCGTCGGTTCGGGTGCGATCAGCGTGAGCAAGGCCTACGAAGCAATCGACATGCGACTGCTGATCCTCATCGGGGGAATGACGGCATTCGGATTTGCCATGAGCAAGACCGGCACCGATCAGTGGTTGGCAGATCAGCTCGTTCGACACCTGTTGCCCTTCGGTGAAATGGCGATCATGGCCGGCTTTGTCATCCTGACCGTTTTCCTTACGCAACCGTTGTCGAATGCCGCCGCCGCGCTCGTGGTACTACCGGTGGCTATCGAGACGGCGCATCGGCTTTCGGTGAATCCGATGACTTTCGGCGTTGCCGTGATGTTGTCGGCCAGCGTTTCGCTGATCACGCCCTTCGAGCCCAGTTGCATTCTGGTCTATGGCCCGGGACGGTATCGCTTCTCCGATTTTTTCCGGACCGGCTGGCTCTTAACCGCTCTGTTGATGGCTGTCTTGCTGGTGATGGTGCCGATGCTGTGGCCATTGCACTGA
- a CDS encoding putative sulfate exporter family transporter: MSVTAGTGGSPRNTRTVIGMVLFLAFLVAIPALGWSPSIALVCGLLVGIIFGNPFPQYTKPVTKYLLQASIVGLGFGININKVVAAGQEGFVFTLLSLSAAIGLGYLLGRLFRVDRVISYLVSVGTAICGGSAIAAVSQVVEADDQEVSISIGTVFILNAIALLIFPPLGHWAELTQHQFGIWAAIAIHDTSSVVGAAASYGNEALTVATTVKLARALWIVPLALLSAAIFKKKSSWGGFPWFILFFLVASMLGSWVNMPLILLAAIVHSAKAGFSITLFLIGAGISLGALKRVGPRPLLLGVVLWVIILVSSLYLISRY, from the coding sequence ATGTCAGTAACAGCCGGAACGGGCGGCAGCCCAAGGAACACCCGCACGGTCATCGGAATGGTCTTGTTTCTGGCTTTTCTGGTAGCCATACCGGCATTGGGATGGTCGCCTTCGATCGCATTGGTGTGCGGACTGCTGGTCGGGATCATTTTCGGCAATCCGTTTCCCCAATACACCAAGCCGGTCACCAAGTATCTGTTACAGGCATCCATTGTCGGACTGGGCTTCGGCATTAACATCAACAAAGTTGTAGCGGCAGGTCAGGAGGGATTTGTTTTCACCCTATTGTCGCTTTCGGCTGCGATCGGTTTGGGCTACCTGCTCGGGCGGCTGTTTCGGGTGGACCGTGTGATCAGTTACCTGGTGTCGGTTGGCACCGCGATCTGTGGAGGAAGCGCGATAGCCGCGGTGAGTCAGGTTGTGGAGGCCGATGATCAGGAGGTTTCCATTTCCATTGGAACGGTTTTTATCCTGAATGCTATTGCCTTGCTGATCTTTCCTCCACTCGGACATTGGGCGGAGCTGACGCAGCATCAATTCGGCATCTGGGCTGCGATCGCCATTCACGACACCAGTTCGGTGGTCGGCGCGGCTGCCTCCTACGGCAACGAAGCCCTGACCGTCGCCACGACGGTGAAGTTGGCACGAGCGTTGTGGATCGTTCCGCTCGCGCTGCTATCGGCTGCGATTTTCAAGAAGAAAAGTTCGTGGGGAGGATTTCCCTGGTTCATCTTGTTTTTTCTTGTCGCCTCCATGCTGGGTTCCTGGGTGAACATGCCACTGATCCTGCTGGCCGCGATCGTACACAGCGCAAAAGCGGGATTCAGCATCACCCTTTTCCTGATCGGCGCCGGAATTTCCCTGGGCGCTCTGAAGCGCGTAGGTCCGCGCCCGTTGTTGCTCGGCGTGGTATTGTGGGTGATCATCCTGGTCTCGTCGCTCTATCTTATCAGCAGGTACTAA